In Isoptericola jiangsuensis, the following proteins share a genomic window:
- a CDS encoding transposase, with translation MPAAKPPEFRRRAVDLARRGDAPVRQVANDLGISESCLRRWMKVDDVDAGRREGLTSAERKELVELRRRTRVLEMGSVILKRASAYFARENVLPK, from the coding sequence ATGCCTGCAGCCAAGCCGCCGGAGTTCCGGCGTCGAGCGGTGGACCTGGCCCGGCGTGGGGACGCGCCGGTGCGGCAGGTCGCGAACGATCTGGGGATCAGCGAGTCGTGCCTGCGCCGGTGGATGAAGGTGGACGACGTCGACGCCGGCCGGCGTGAGGGCCTGACCTCCGCGGAGCGCAAGGAGCTCGTCGAGCTCCGTCGCCGCACCAGGGTGCTGGAGATGGGCAGCGTGATCCTCAAGCGCGCCTCGGCGTACTTCGCGCGGGAGAACGTGCTCCCAAAATGA
- a CDS encoding amino acid ABC transporter permease: MITTAAPGAGGPGGAGTPPDDALPVVPLRHWGRLAAGAAVLVLTVSFLLALGRNPNLDWPTVREYLFAPLTLRGLVVTIWLTAAGMAIGLVGGVVVAVMRLSSNPVLRVVASTYVWVFRGTPILIQIIFWGFLGAFIPTITLGIPFTDVVFFTAATSALVPATVAALLALGLNEVAYAAEIVRAGIQSVDEGQTQAAKAIGMTPAQTLRRVVLPQAMRVIVPPMGNETLTMLKTTALVSVIAGHDLLSNLQAVYAQNFKVIPLLVVASIWYLVLTSLLSIPQRRLEQRFGRGVSPTGARRPLARALNIRRSAR; the protein is encoded by the coding sequence ATGATCACCACAGCTGCCCCAGGGGCCGGCGGTCCCGGGGGCGCCGGCACCCCGCCGGACGACGCCCTGCCCGTCGTCCCGCTGCGCCACTGGGGTCGACTCGCTGCCGGAGCGGCCGTCCTGGTGCTGACCGTCTCGTTCCTGCTGGCCCTCGGCCGGAACCCGAACCTCGACTGGCCGACGGTCCGCGAGTACCTCTTCGCACCGCTGACGCTGCGCGGGCTCGTCGTGACGATCTGGCTGACCGCCGCCGGCATGGCGATCGGTCTGGTCGGCGGGGTCGTCGTGGCCGTCATGCGACTGTCGTCCAACCCGGTGCTCCGGGTCGTGGCGAGCACCTACGTCTGGGTCTTCCGCGGGACGCCGATACTCATCCAGATCATCTTCTGGGGGTTCCTCGGCGCGTTCATCCCGACCATCACCCTCGGCATCCCCTTCACGGACGTCGTGTTCTTCACGGCGGCGACGTCGGCCCTCGTCCCGGCGACCGTCGCGGCACTGCTCGCGCTCGGCCTCAACGAGGTGGCGTACGCCGCGGAGATCGTGCGGGCGGGCATCCAGTCGGTCGACGAGGGCCAGACCCAGGCCGCGAAGGCGATCGGCATGACGCCCGCCCAGACGCTGCGCCGCGTCGTCCTCCCGCAGGCCATGCGCGTCATCGTCCCACCCATGGGCAACGAGACCCTGACGATGCTCAAGACGACGGCCCTGGTCTCGGTGATCGCCGGGCACGACCTGCTGTCCAACCTGCAGGCCGTCTACGCCCAGAACTTCAAGGTGATCCCCCTGCTGGTCGTCGCGAGCATCTGGTACCTGGTGCTGACGTCGCTGCTGTCGATCCCGCAGCGCCGCCTGGAGCAGAGGTTCGGGCGCGGCGTGTCACCCACCGGCGCCCGCCGTCCGCTCGCCCGCGCGCTCAATATCCGGAGGTCCGCACGATGA
- a CDS encoding DUF7218 family protein encodes MPRRDPGPSVKDDELYEKLRDEGNSKEKSARTANAAAAQGRGTVGARGGEAGSYDDWTVDDLRRRAAELGVEGRSGVRKAELIEALRSR; translated from the coding sequence ATGCCACGACGGGACCCCGGACCGAGCGTGAAGGACGACGAGCTGTACGAGAAGCTCCGCGACGAGGGCAACAGCAAGGAGAAGTCCGCGCGGACAGCCAACGCCGCGGCGGCGCAGGGGCGCGGCACGGTCGGTGCGCGCGGCGGCGAGGCCGGCTCCTACGACGACTGGACGGTCGACGACCTGCGCCGCCGCGCCGCGGAGCTCGGCGTCGAGGGCCGGTCGGGTGTGCGCAAGGCGGAGCTGATCGAGGCCCTGCGCTCGCGCTGA
- a CDS encoding type II toxin-antitoxin system PemK/MazF family toxin has protein sequence MLSPSEAPWSVVTIVPTLTSDAPLSFRPEFEGAGRDAVFLVDRVRAIDDAYVGADPVGYLSAGELAVVEEAVARDLGLPVEDL, from the coding sequence GTGCTGTCCCCGTCCGAGGCCCCCTGGTCGGTCGTGACGATCGTGCCGACCTTGACGTCCGATGCGCCGTTGTCCTTCCGCCCGGAGTTCGAGGGTGCGGGCCGCGACGCAGTGTTCCTCGTCGACCGGGTGCGCGCGATCGATGACGCGTATGTCGGTGCGGATCCCGTCGGCTACCTGTCGGCAGGCGAGCTCGCCGTCGTGGAGGAGGCTGTCGCCCGTGATCTCGGGCTCCCCGTGGAGGACCTGTGA
- a CDS encoding type II toxin-antitoxin system PemK/MazF family toxin produces the protein MARAGSRGHARPSGRELERRAGRLVIRGAVYPVDLGSGRGHEQGGRRYGLVLSPSEAPWSVVTIVPTSTSAAPLSFRPQFEVAGRDTVFLVDQMRAVDVSYVGADLVDYLSADELAIVEEAVARYLGLPVEDL, from the coding sequence GTGGCTCGAGCGGGCTCGCGCGGACATGCTCGCCCATCGGGACGAGAACTTGAACGACGAGCCGGACGCCTGGTGATCCGCGGGGCGGTGTATCCCGTCGATCTGGGTTCGGGTCGGGGGCATGAGCAGGGTGGGAGACGGTACGGCCTGGTGCTGTCTCCGTCTGAGGCTCCGTGGTCGGTCGTGACGATCGTGCCGACCTCGACGTCCGCTGCGCCGTTGTCCTTCCGTCCGCAGTTCGAGGTGGCAGGCCGTGACACGGTGTTCCTCGTCGACCAGATGCGCGCTGTCGACGTCTCGTATGTCGGCGCGGATCTCGTCGACTACCTGTCGGCTGATGAGCTCGCCATCGTGGAGGAGGCAGTTGCCCGTTATCTCGGGCTTCCCGTGGAGGACCTGTGA
- a CDS encoding ArsR/SmtB family transcription factor, translating to METVTLTHTAALARLGYALSDETRTRVLLALREAPAYPSDLADAFGVSRQVMSNQLACLRGCGLVEAVPDGRRTWYRLADPHLAPALDDLVRLVVAVDPTCCSAQGCTCS from the coding sequence ATGGAGACGGTCACACTGACCCACACGGCGGCCCTCGCCCGCCTCGGGTACGCCCTGTCGGACGAGACCCGGACCAGGGTCCTCCTCGCCCTGCGGGAAGCGCCCGCCTACCCGTCGGACCTCGCCGACGCGTTCGGCGTCTCCCGCCAGGTCATGTCGAACCAGCTCGCCTGCCTGCGCGGGTGCGGGCTGGTCGAGGCCGTCCCCGACGGGCGGCGCACCTGGTACCGGCTCGCCGACCCGCACCTCGCGCCCGCGCTCGACGACCTCGTCCGCCTCGTCGTCGCCGTCGACCCGACGTGCTGCTCGGCCCAGGGCTGCACCTGCTCATGA
- a CDS encoding DNA-processing protein DprA translates to MTTQAVDQAAATVALLRAKVRGHGWNSLATEIWYAGDAVRVWKELVEGDSLVPDPRDSQLLDEARDDVLRWEKDGLRFLTVLDPDFPSRLRDIREVPPFLFAEGALVPEDRGMSVVGSRKASERGHQIAGAAAELLVSKGLTVIAGLAAGVDTAAHRAALAVGGRTAAFIGTGITRAYPATNRKLQAEIGRRGLVLSQFWPDAEPSKSAFPIRNTAMSGYGMGTIVVEAGETSGTRIQARVAVEHGRPVILTDMVAERTQWGAALVGRPGVHVVTGIDDLDKTIDEVLDAQASLALALEAIGSVAPTAA, encoded by the coding sequence ATGACAACGCAGGCAGTGGACCAGGCCGCCGCGACGGTCGCGCTGCTGCGCGCAAAGGTCCGCGGACACGGATGGAACAGCCTGGCGACTGAGATCTGGTACGCGGGCGACGCTGTGCGCGTATGGAAGGAGCTGGTCGAGGGTGACTCCCTCGTGCCCGATCCACGCGATTCGCAACTTCTCGATGAGGCGCGCGATGACGTACTGCGGTGGGAGAAGGACGGGCTGCGGTTCCTGACGGTGCTCGACCCTGACTTCCCTAGCAGACTGCGCGACATCCGAGAAGTCCCGCCGTTCCTGTTTGCCGAAGGCGCACTGGTACCTGAGGACCGCGGCATGTCGGTCGTGGGTTCGCGCAAGGCCTCGGAACGCGGTCATCAGATTGCCGGTGCGGCCGCAGAGCTGCTCGTCTCCAAGGGGCTGACTGTGATCGCTGGCCTCGCTGCTGGCGTCGACACCGCCGCGCACCGTGCCGCGCTCGCGGTCGGGGGACGAACAGCCGCATTCATTGGAACTGGCATCACCCGCGCGTACCCGGCGACGAACCGGAAGCTTCAAGCTGAGATCGGGCGGCGAGGTCTTGTCTTGTCGCAGTTCTGGCCGGACGCCGAACCGTCGAAGTCAGCGTTCCCGATCCGCAATACCGCGATGTCCGGATACGGGATGGGCACGATCGTCGTCGAAGCAGGCGAGACGTCGGGGACGCGCATTCAGGCACGGGTCGCCGTCGAACATGGGCGGCCAGTGATACTGACTGACATGGTCGCCGAACGGACCCAGTGGGGCGCCGCACTCGTCGGGCGCCCCGGGGTGCACGTCGTGACCGGGATCGACGACCTGGACAAGACGATCGACGAAGTGCTCGACGCTCAGGCCTCCTTGGCGCTGGCCCTGGAAGCTATCGGTAGCGTTGCCCCGACCGCCGCATGA
- a CDS encoding RidA family protein, which produces MTARPVPVDPPEIPTSPAFAQGMILPAGRTLYVGGQNGVDAHGTLLEGLGPQTEQALRNVLAVLAAAGTDAEHVAKLTIFLTSGVDPTAAYAASAAVWRHRTAVTVVSVPPSRPGVLVEIEAVATVPEH; this is translated from the coding sequence ATGACCGCACGACCCGTACCCGTCGACCCGCCGGAGATCCCGACCAGCCCGGCGTTCGCCCAGGGGATGATCCTGCCCGCCGGCCGCACGCTGTACGTCGGCGGCCAGAACGGCGTGGACGCGCACGGCACACTGCTCGAGGGCCTGGGCCCGCAGACGGAGCAGGCGCTGCGCAACGTGCTCGCCGTGCTCGCCGCCGCCGGCACGGACGCCGAGCACGTCGCGAAGCTGACGATCTTCCTCACGTCGGGCGTGGACCCGACCGCCGCCTACGCCGCGTCCGCGGCCGTGTGGCGGCACCGCACCGCCGTGACCGTCGTCAGCGTGCCGCCGTCCCGCCCGGGCGTGCTCGTGGAGATCGAGGCCGTGGCGACCGTCCCGGAGCACTGA
- a CDS encoding cation transporter, with product MTTGSPHASPPAPARRAVLERRVRRVVAATIAYNVVEAVVAIAAGRAASSAALVAFGLDSVVEVLSAAAVAWQFAAPDPRRRERAALRLVAVSFLGLALFVTVDAVRTLLGAAEPAHSTVGIVLAAVSTAVMPALSWVERRAGRELGSASAVADSKQTLLCAWLSVVLLVGLVLGPTLGWTWADPVAALVIAAFAVREGVEAWRGDACRTPVVAAGGGHRDDGCCAP from the coding sequence ATGACGACCGGCAGCCCGCACGCCTCGCCGCCGGCACCGGCCCGTCGCGCCGTCCTGGAACGCCGCGTCCGGCGTGTCGTGGCGGCCACCATCGCCTACAACGTCGTCGAGGCCGTCGTCGCGATCGCGGCGGGACGCGCCGCGTCGTCCGCGGCGCTCGTCGCGTTCGGGCTCGACTCGGTCGTCGAGGTGCTCTCCGCCGCAGCAGTCGCCTGGCAGTTCGCCGCCCCGGACCCCCGGCGCCGGGAGCGTGCGGCCCTGCGGCTCGTCGCGGTGTCGTTCCTCGGCCTGGCGCTGTTCGTGACCGTGGACGCCGTGCGCACCCTGCTCGGGGCGGCCGAGCCCGCGCACTCGACCGTCGGCATCGTGCTGGCCGCCGTGAGCACCGCGGTGATGCCCGCCCTGTCCTGGGTCGAGCGGCGCGCGGGCCGCGAGCTCGGCTCGGCGTCCGCCGTCGCCGACTCCAAGCAGACCCTGCTGTGCGCCTGGCTGTCGGTGGTGCTGCTCGTCGGCCTCGTCCTGGGTCCGACGCTCGGCTGGACCTGGGCGGACCCCGTCGCCGCGCTGGTCATCGCGGCGTTCGCGGTCCGCGAGGGCGTCGAGGCGTGGCGGGGGGACGCGTGCCGGACCCCCGTCGTCGCGGCCGGCGGTGGCCACCGCGACGACGGGTGCTGCGCGCCCTGA
- a CDS encoding peptidoglycan-binding domain-containing protein, whose protein sequence is MHRRHQNRSVPVGAPTFFDPRPGGSPASHAALDNCHGKMVTTHASTNRIGIDTVALWESFGDDYLGWTSRLHGVALPVGRVMPTVRQDSRNVTVKVLKQRMAAHGFAPTGRSASWKRGDGSKLFGKELDDLVRAFQKESDQEIEGVAGDDTWTALMKG, encoded by the coding sequence GTGCACCGCCGGCACCAGAACCGCTCGGTGCCCGTCGGGGCCCCGACCTTCTTCGACCCGCGGCCCGGGGGCTCACCGGCCAGTCACGCCGCCCTCGACAACTGCCACGGGAAGATGGTCACCACCCACGCCTCGACGAACCGGATCGGCATCGACACGGTCGCGCTGTGGGAGAGCTTCGGCGACGACTACCTGGGCTGGACGAGCCGGCTCCACGGCGTCGCGCTGCCCGTCGGCCGGGTGATGCCCACGGTCCGCCAGGACTCGCGCAACGTCACCGTGAAGGTGCTGAAGCAGCGCATGGCGGCCCACGGCTTCGCACCGACGGGACGCTCCGCCTCGTGGAAGCGGGGCGACGGCAGCAAACTGTTCGGCAAGGAGCTCGACGACCTGGTCCGGGCGTTCCAGAAGGAGTCGGACCAGGAGATCGAAGGCGTCGCGGGAGACGACACCTGGACCGCCCTCATGAAGGGCTGA
- a CDS encoding amino acid ABC transporter ATP-binding protein, whose amino-acid sequence MTTTAPHADPSVQRHDPARDPLVDARGVVKTYGDHTVLHGIDLQVHAGQVVCLLGPSGSGKSTFLRCINHLERIDGGRLLVDGQDVGYEQRHGKLYELTERRIARRRADIGMVFQRFNLFPHRTALENVVEGPVVVRRRARAAARDRGMELLDRVGLAHKAASYPAQLSGGQQQRVAIARALAMDPRLVLFDEPTSALDPELVGEVLDVMRDLAADGMTMVVVTHEVGFAREVADTVAFLADGVIIESGDARQVLDDPRHERTRSFLARVL is encoded by the coding sequence ATGACCACCACCGCACCCCACGCCGACCCATCGGTGCAACGGCACGACCCTGCCCGCGATCCGCTCGTCGACGCGCGCGGCGTGGTCAAGACGTACGGCGACCACACCGTCCTGCACGGCATCGACCTGCAGGTCCACGCGGGGCAGGTGGTATGCCTGCTCGGTCCCTCGGGTTCCGGCAAGTCGACCTTCCTGCGGTGCATCAACCACCTGGAGCGGATCGACGGCGGCCGGCTGCTCGTGGACGGCCAGGACGTCGGGTACGAGCAGCGGCACGGCAAGCTCTACGAGCTCACCGAGCGGCGCATCGCCCGGCGCCGCGCCGACATCGGCATGGTCTTCCAGCGGTTCAACCTCTTCCCGCACCGCACGGCGCTGGAGAACGTCGTCGAGGGCCCAGTCGTGGTCCGGCGCCGCGCGCGCGCCGCTGCGCGGGACCGCGGGATGGAGCTGCTCGACCGGGTCGGCCTCGCGCACAAGGCCGCTTCCTACCCGGCACAGCTCTCCGGCGGGCAGCAGCAGCGGGTCGCGATCGCCCGAGCGCTCGCGATGGACCCCCGCCTCGTGCTCTTCGACGAGCCGACGTCCGCCCTCGACCCCGAGCTCGTGGGCGAGGTCCTGGACGTCATGCGGGACCTCGCGGCGGACGGCATGACGATGGTCGTGGTGACGCACGAGGTCGGCTTCGCTCGCGAGGTCGCCGACACGGTCGCGTTCCTCGCCGACGGGGTCATCATCGAGTCCGGGGACGCACGGCAGGTCCTCGACGATCCCCGGCACGAGCGCACCCGCTCGTTCCTCGCGAGGGTCTTGTGA
- a CDS encoding CG0192-related protein: MAILHRATLTPTKTELLATWLPGQAWFDGEVDAVVPVAAYRFDDPAGEVGIESHLVEVDGRTVHVPLTYRAAPLAGADAWLVGAMEHSVLGTRWVYDAVGDPVYVAELARVVREGDGQAELLVQTPDGPERREPTMDVRGDGVDVPPGARVVVEREPGEPAASATGPLLAGTWPGRPTPTVLVRLV, from the coding sequence ATGGCAATCCTGCACCGGGCGACCCTCACGCCCACGAAGACGGAGCTCCTCGCGACCTGGCTGCCGGGTCAGGCATGGTTCGACGGGGAGGTGGACGCCGTCGTGCCGGTCGCGGCGTACCGGTTCGACGACCCGGCGGGGGAGGTGGGGATCGAGTCCCACCTGGTGGAGGTCGACGGCCGCACCGTGCACGTGCCGCTGACGTACCGTGCGGCGCCGCTGGCGGGTGCCGACGCGTGGCTGGTGGGCGCCATGGAGCACTCGGTGCTGGGCACCCGGTGGGTGTACGACGCGGTGGGCGACCCGGTGTACGTCGCCGAGCTTGCGCGGGTGGTGCGCGAGGGCGACGGCCAGGCGGAGCTGCTCGTGCAGACGCCGGACGGCCCGGAGCGACGCGAACCCACCATGGACGTGCGGGGCGACGGCGTCGACGTGCCGCCGGGTGCCCGCGTGGTCGTGGAACGGGAGCCCGGCGAGCCCGCCGCGTCGGCGACCGGCCCGCTGCTGGCCGGCACGTGGCCGGGGCGCCCGACGCCCACGGTCCTGGTCCGCCTGGTCTGA
- a CDS encoding ABC transporter substrate-binding protein encodes MHLSQSHRTLTACAVVSLSALALTGCAGTDADEAAAAASPSGATAATETMDPVEVAGVDIAVDAEARELVPQAFLDTGTVRVATDVPYPPFEMFESEGSDVITGFDYDLGQAIGARLGLEFRFEPQKFDGIIPAIQAGQFDATISAMTDTVERQGALTFVDYSASGTGLLVADGNPENITTYTDLCGKAVAAQSGSKQVELVESWAPECEASGAGPIELKTYPKDSDAQLAIRSGAVTASVMTKPSAGYVAKTADDGAAFDSIDDPAAPNGYDATPNGIGIAKSATGLPEAVQAALQTLIDDGTYEVILDKYGLTGIAVDEATINGATS; translated from the coding sequence ATGCACCTCTCGCAGTCCCACCGCACCCTCACCGCGTGCGCGGTGGTCTCCCTTTCGGCCCTCGCTCTTACCGGCTGCGCCGGAACCGACGCCGACGAGGCCGCCGCCGCGGCGAGCCCGAGCGGCGCCACCGCGGCCACGGAGACGATGGACCCCGTGGAGGTCGCCGGCGTCGACATCGCCGTCGACGCCGAAGCGCGGGAACTCGTGCCGCAAGCCTTCCTCGACACCGGCACGGTGCGGGTCGCCACCGACGTGCCCTACCCGCCGTTCGAGATGTTCGAGTCGGAGGGGTCGGACGTCATCACCGGCTTCGACTACGACCTGGGGCAGGCCATCGGCGCGCGCCTGGGTCTCGAGTTCCGGTTCGAGCCGCAGAAGTTCGACGGCATCATCCCAGCCATCCAGGCAGGGCAGTTCGACGCCACGATCTCCGCGATGACGGACACGGTGGAGCGGCAGGGCGCGCTGACGTTCGTCGACTACTCGGCGTCGGGCACCGGGCTGCTCGTGGCCGACGGCAACCCTGAGAACATCACCACCTACACCGACCTGTGCGGCAAGGCGGTCGCCGCCCAGAGCGGCAGCAAGCAGGTCGAGCTGGTCGAGAGCTGGGCGCCCGAGTGCGAGGCGTCAGGCGCCGGCCCCATCGAGCTCAAGACCTACCCGAAGGACTCCGACGCCCAGCTCGCCATCCGCAGCGGCGCGGTGACCGCCTCGGTGATGACCAAGCCGTCGGCCGGCTACGTGGCCAAGACCGCGGACGACGGCGCCGCGTTCGACAGCATCGACGACCCCGCCGCCCCGAACGGATACGACGCCACCCCGAACGGGATCGGCATCGCCAAGTCCGCCACGGGCCTGCCCGAGGCGGTGCAGGCCGCCCTGCAGACGCTCATCGACGACGGCACCTACGAGGTCATCCTCGACAAGTACGGCCTGACCGGCATCGCCGTCGACGAGGCGACCATCAACGGCGCGACGTCCTGA
- a CDS encoding DUF7677 family protein has translation MTTKLSPGASGALRRFAGWVARGSVGHPLLEGVEYWDVLRDEASSMETLFAVFANVLELDDQGEPVNEKYAERRAAAWLYRYCTGKMPEGEAEIENWESALY, from the coding sequence GTGACCACAAAGCTGTCCCCCGGGGCGTCTGGTGCGCTGCGGCGATTCGCGGGTTGGGTTGCTCGCGGCTCGGTCGGGCATCCACTGCTTGAGGGTGTCGAGTACTGGGACGTCCTGCGTGACGAGGCCAGTTCGATGGAGACGCTGTTCGCGGTGTTCGCCAACGTTCTGGAACTCGACGACCAGGGTGAGCCGGTGAACGAGAAGTACGCCGAGCGGCGAGCCGCGGCGTGGCTCTACCGGTACTGCACCGGCAAAATGCCGGAAGGTGAGGCCGAGATCGAGAACTGGGAATCGGCGTTGTACTGA
- a CDS encoding phosphoribosyltransferase, translating to MVYAVKPSASMRDQMYTAMFGYKAATPQLTHTNVVRSLLALAILGHVDCDLRLAGMSHFRWTTVAGTQHVGEHPLHRLIAGEPGTVLSPLFVSGYELETKLRAGATKQRDIRPENVEVVGGIAPDTHVAVYDDSWVTGGSAQSVAVALKQAGARSVSILTVARVLGPEYSPNAEFLRSEHARRDFDYRVCPWTGADCP from the coding sequence ATGGTGTACGCGGTCAAGCCAAGCGCATCAATGCGCGACCAGATGTACACAGCGATGTTCGGCTACAAGGCGGCGACACCGCAGCTGACCCACACGAACGTCGTCCGCTCGCTGCTCGCGCTCGCGATCCTGGGGCACGTGGACTGCGACTTGAGGCTGGCGGGCATGAGCCACTTCCGATGGACGACGGTCGCGGGAACCCAGCACGTCGGTGAGCACCCGCTGCACCGCCTGATCGCAGGCGAGCCAGGAACGGTGCTGTCGCCACTCTTCGTCTCGGGCTACGAGCTCGAGACGAAACTCCGCGCCGGAGCGACCAAGCAGCGCGACATCCGTCCTGAGAACGTGGAGGTCGTCGGCGGCATCGCGCCCGACACTCACGTCGCGGTCTACGACGACTCCTGGGTGACCGGCGGGAGCGCGCAATCGGTCGCCGTCGCGCTCAAACAGGCGGGCGCTCGGTCTGTGTCGATCCTGACAGTCGCACGCGTGCTGGGCCCCGAATACAGCCCGAACGCCGAGTTCCTCAGGTCTGAGCATGCCCGACGCGACTTCGACTACCGAGTCTGTCCTTGGACCGGCGCCGATTGCCCATGA
- a CDS encoding IS3 family transposase: MIARCVRELADDGVPVAVACRVLGISRSGFYEATGRSPSPRAVADERLSATITQIHQASRATYGAPRVHAELRLGLGIRCGRKRVARLMRHAGLVGVCHRRKRRGHRPAPAPHEDQVARDFTAAGPDRLWCTDITEHPTGDGRVYCCAVLDVFTRQVVGWSIADHMRSELVVDALEMARWRRRPAPGTIVHADRGSQYTSWIFGHRLRAAGLLGSKGRVASSVDNSMIESFWSSMQRELLDRQQWHTRAELASAIFEWIEGFYNPVRRHSGLGYRSPIEFENLHTAAHGAA, encoded by the coding sequence ATGATCGCCCGGTGCGTTCGTGAGCTCGCCGACGACGGGGTGCCCGTCGCGGTGGCGTGCCGGGTGCTGGGCATCTCGCGGTCGGGGTTCTACGAGGCCACCGGGCGGTCGCCGTCGCCGCGTGCGGTCGCTGACGAGCGGCTGTCTGCCACGATCACGCAGATCCATCAGGCTTCGCGGGCGACCTACGGTGCCCCGCGCGTGCATGCCGAGCTGCGTCTTGGGCTGGGGATCCGGTGCGGGCGCAAGCGGGTGGCCCGGCTGATGCGGCATGCGGGCCTGGTCGGGGTGTGTCACCGGCGCAAACGTCGCGGGCACCGGCCAGCGCCGGCACCGCACGAGGACCAGGTAGCCCGCGACTTCACTGCCGCGGGTCCGGACCGGCTGTGGTGCACGGACATCACGGAGCATCCGACCGGTGACGGGCGGGTGTACTGCTGCGCGGTGCTGGACGTGTTCACCCGGCAGGTCGTGGGCTGGTCGATCGCGGATCACATGCGCTCGGAGCTGGTGGTGGACGCCCTGGAGATGGCGCGCTGGCGACGCCGTCCCGCGCCCGGCACCATCGTGCACGCGGACCGCGGAAGTCAGTACACGTCCTGGATCTTCGGCCACCGGTTGCGCGCCGCCGGCCTCCTGGGATCGAAGGGGCGGGTGGCATCGAGTGTGGACAACTCGATGATCGAGTCGTTCTGGTCCTCGATGCAGCGCGAGCTCCTGGACCGTCAGCAGTGGCACACGCGCGCCGAGCTCGCCTCGGCGATCTTCGAGTGGATCGAGGGCTTCTACAACCCCGTCCGCCGTCACTCCGGACTTGGCTACCGCAGCCCCATCGAGTTCGAGAACCTTCACACCGCCGCCCACGGCGCGGCATGA